One Mycolicibacterium crocinum DNA window includes the following coding sequences:
- a CDS encoding dihydrodipicolinate synthase family protein, giving the protein MATALEARDWARTSLRGIGNSLYTPFSGTDGDDIDWDAYRTLVRYCVEELKHPMLWCTSGIAEFWSLTLDERKRLLEIAIEEGRRANPDVVIQACTAATAAKDCVELTVHAQEAGADIAYIQTPMMETHGGEGVLRFFRYIADRTDIALGMFNSPSSGYVLTPAEGARIYAEIPAVCATKEGAFRPGNTRLLHELAPGLVIWECDLTVYRAGWLRAGIVGPAQLGTAGYLHETPQRPIISEYWELVWADKLIEAMDYAERSGLDQFGIDMGNWFTCYPGRPDYFTHWGSAFKYAASLLGLPIGDYPHSRPPQTELPESGKTQIEKAYLRLGLIER; this is encoded by the coding sequence GTGGCCACAGCGCTGGAAGCCCGGGACTGGGCGCGAACCTCGTTGCGCGGCATCGGCAACAGCCTCTACACGCCGTTTTCCGGAACCGACGGTGACGATATCGATTGGGACGCCTACCGGACACTCGTGCGGTACTGCGTCGAAGAGCTGAAGCACCCCATGCTGTGGTGCACCAGCGGTATCGCCGAGTTCTGGTCGCTGACGCTCGATGAACGAAAGCGGTTGCTGGAGATCGCAATCGAGGAAGGCCGGCGGGCAAATCCCGACGTCGTCATCCAGGCTTGCACCGCCGCCACGGCAGCCAAGGACTGTGTCGAGCTGACGGTGCATGCCCAGGAAGCAGGCGCCGATATCGCCTACATCCAGACACCGATGATGGAGACTCACGGCGGTGAGGGCGTGCTGCGCTTCTTTCGCTACATCGCCGACCGCACCGATATCGCACTCGGCATGTTCAACTCGCCATCGTCGGGTTATGTGCTGACGCCGGCGGAGGGAGCGCGCATCTATGCCGAGATTCCCGCGGTGTGTGCGACGAAGGAAGGTGCCTTCCGTCCCGGCAACACCAGGCTGCTGCACGAGCTGGCGCCCGGGCTGGTGATCTGGGAGTGCGATCTCACCGTCTACCGCGCGGGCTGGTTGCGCGCGGGCATCGTCGGTCCGGCACAGCTGGGCACGGCAGGCTATCTGCACGAGACCCCGCAGCGACCGATCATCTCGGAGTACTGGGAGCTGGTGTGGGCCGACAAACTGATCGAGGCGATGGACTATGCCGAGCGGTCCGGACTGGACCAGTTCGGTATCGACATGGGCAACTGGTTCACCTGCTACCCGGGTCGCCCCGATTACTTCACCCACTGGGGAAGCGCGTTCAAATACGCAGCGTCGCTGCTGGGGTTGCCGATCGGTGACTATCCGCATTCGCGCCCGCCGCAGACCGAATTGCCCGAGTCTGGAAAGACTCAGATCGAGAAGGCCTACCTGCGGCTGGGCCTCATCGAACGCTGA
- a CDS encoding SDR family NAD(P)-dependent oxidoreductase, which produces MDLGLGDATAVVVGGGRGMGLAAARCLADDGARIALIGRTAAVLDAAADELTGRGSLDAVGLVADTGDDTQVQRVFGEIGERWGGHLNILINAVGPSVQGTFDELTDDQWCTAIDEGALGMVRCVRAALPLLRAAEWARIVNFAAQSTQRQSPRLAAYTAAKSVVTSVSKNLSLHLASDEILVNVVSPGSIASEALTGWAESVGVDGSDPYALMAAIDEHFGHPAHLPRAGLPDEIGPVVAFLASKRNSYMTGANINVDGGSDFT; this is translated from the coding sequence GTGGATCTGGGGCTCGGTGACGCCACCGCCGTCGTGGTCGGCGGCGGACGCGGGATGGGACTGGCCGCCGCGCGGTGCCTGGCCGACGACGGCGCCCGCATCGCGCTGATCGGCCGCACGGCCGCGGTGCTCGACGCCGCGGCCGATGAGCTGACTGGGCGGGGTAGCCTGGATGCCGTCGGCTTGGTGGCCGACACCGGCGACGACACCCAGGTGCAGCGCGTGTTCGGCGAGATCGGCGAGCGGTGGGGTGGTCACCTCAACATCCTCATCAATGCCGTCGGGCCAAGTGTGCAAGGCACTTTCGATGAATTGACCGACGACCAGTGGTGCACGGCGATCGACGAGGGCGCTCTCGGCATGGTGCGCTGTGTGCGCGCGGCACTACCGCTGCTGCGGGCCGCGGAGTGGGCGCGCATCGTGAACTTCGCCGCCCAGTCCACGCAGCGGCAGAGCCCGCGGCTGGCGGCGTACACGGCGGCCAAGTCCGTGGTCACCAGCGTCTCCAAGAATCTGTCGCTGCATCTTGCCTCCGACGAGATCCTGGTCAACGTCGTCTCGCCGGGCAGCATCGCCTCCGAGGCGCTCACCGGCTGGGCCGAGTCCGTCGGCGTCGACGGCAGCGATCCCTATGCGCTCATGGCTGCGATCGACGAGCACTTCGGCCACCCGGCCCATCTGCCGCGCGCGGGGCTGCCTGACGAGATCGGCCCCGTCGTCGCCTTTCTGGCGTCGAAGCGCAACTCGTATATGACCGGCGCCAATATCAACGTCGACGGCGGGTCCGACTTCACCTAA
- a CDS encoding crotonase/enoyl-CoA hydratase family protein, whose protein sequence is MSDAVLRERQGRILVITINRPEARNAVNLAVSQGLADAVDELDNDPDLTVGVVTGAGGNFCSGMDLKAFAAGEIVAIPGRGIGFTERPPRKPLIAAVEGYAVAGGTEVVLGTDLVVASTTAKFGIPEVKRGLVAAGGGLLRLPQRIPYQKAFELALTGETFTAEQGEAWGFVNVLTEPGEALAGAIELAKKISANGPLAVAATKDVLLQSADWSQAEMWKKQMELIIPVFSSNDAREGAVAFAEKRAPNWTGT, encoded by the coding sequence GTGTCGGACGCAGTGCTGCGGGAACGCCAAGGCCGGATACTGGTCATCACGATCAATCGCCCCGAGGCCCGCAATGCGGTGAATCTTGCTGTGAGCCAAGGACTTGCCGACGCGGTCGACGAGCTCGACAACGACCCTGACCTGACCGTCGGCGTGGTCACCGGCGCGGGTGGAAATTTCTGCTCCGGAATGGATCTCAAGGCGTTCGCGGCGGGTGAGATCGTGGCCATCCCCGGGCGTGGGATCGGCTTCACCGAACGCCCGCCGCGCAAGCCGCTGATCGCCGCCGTCGAGGGCTACGCCGTTGCCGGCGGGACCGAGGTGGTGCTGGGCACCGACCTGGTGGTCGCTTCCACGACCGCCAAGTTCGGCATCCCCGAGGTCAAGCGTGGACTGGTGGCGGCCGGCGGCGGTCTGCTCCGGCTACCGCAACGCATCCCGTATCAGAAGGCGTTCGAGCTCGCGCTGACCGGCGAGACCTTCACCGCCGAGCAGGGTGAGGCGTGGGGCTTCGTCAACGTCCTCACCGAACCCGGCGAGGCGCTGGCCGGCGCGATCGAGCTGGCCAAGAAGATCAGCGCCAACGGCCCGCTGGCCGTCGCGGCAACCAAGGACGTCCTCCTGCAATCCGCCGATTGGAGCCAGGCGGAGATGTGGAAGAAGCAGATGGAACTGATCATTCCGGTGTTCTCCTCCAACGACGCCCGCGAAGGTGCCGTCGCGTTCGCCGAGAAGCGCGCGCCGAACTGGACCGGGACGTAA
- a CDS encoding TetR/AcrR family transcriptional regulator, with protein MAKPATAAKRPRRERGSINPDDIIAGAFELAEQVSIDNLSMPLLGKHLGVGVTSIYWYFRKKDDLLNAMTDRALSQYVFATPYVEASDWRETLSNHARAMRKTFMGNPILCDLILIRSALSPRAVRAGEQEVEKAIASLVEAGLSAEDAFDTYSAVSVHVRGSVVLHRLSEKNRAADEQAHALEDSIIGNAESTPLLAKVSAEGHRIGGADERNFEFGLECILDHAAALIEENKKSSASRRKRS; from the coding sequence GTGGCCAAGCCAGCGACCGCCGCCAAGCGGCCCCGGCGCGAGCGTGGGTCGATCAATCCCGACGACATCATCGCGGGCGCCTTCGAACTCGCCGAGCAGGTGTCGATCGACAACCTGAGCATGCCGCTGCTGGGCAAGCACCTCGGCGTCGGAGTCACCAGCATCTACTGGTACTTCCGCAAGAAAGATGACCTGCTCAACGCGATGACCGACCGGGCCTTGAGCCAGTACGTCTTCGCCACGCCCTACGTGGAAGCGTCCGACTGGCGCGAGACGCTGTCCAACCATGCGCGCGCGATGCGAAAGACGTTCATGGGCAACCCGATCCTGTGCGATCTGATCCTGATCCGCTCGGCCCTGAGCCCGCGGGCCGTGCGGGCCGGTGAGCAGGAGGTCGAGAAGGCGATCGCGAGCCTGGTCGAAGCCGGCCTGTCGGCGGAGGACGCCTTCGACACCTACTCCGCGGTGTCCGTGCATGTTCGCGGTTCGGTTGTGCTGCACCGGCTTTCCGAGAAAAACCGGGCCGCCGACGAACAGGCGCACGCGCTCGAGGACTCGATCATCGGCAACGCCGAGAGCACTCCGCTGCTCGCGAAGGTCAGCGCCGAGGGGCACCGCATCGGTGGTGCCGACGAACGCAACTTCGAGTTCGGCCTGGAGTGCATCCTCGACCACGCGGCCGCGCTGATCGAGGAGAACAAGAAGTCCTCCGCGAGCAGACGCAAACGGTCCTGA
- a CDS encoding thiolase family protein, protein MPEAVIVGAVRTAIGRSFKGTLVNTPPEVLLGAVLPEVVRRGGIDPNAIDDIIIAESHYGGGDLARYAALVAGFENAPGQAVNRHCAGSLTAIGNAAAQIGSGMENVLVAGGVQSLSMTPLMNQRIPGPELKFEERWLPPIHVETPDAPARDMSITVGWNTAQSYGISREQLDEWAARSHQRAVAAQDAGKFADEIIPLKVEQFDGSVTEFSVDEHPRRDTTVEKLAGLKVLHPEIEGFSITAGNSSGTNDAAAAVALTDRDYASANGLDVMATVKAWGAAGVPARDTGLGAVAVIGKVLGRAGLKPSDVALWEINEAFASVPIAACKEYGIDEELVNFSGSGCSLGHPIAASGARMITTLVYELRRRGGGIGVAAMCAGGGQGGAVIVEV, encoded by the coding sequence ATGCCCGAAGCAGTCATTGTCGGTGCCGTCCGGACCGCGATCGGTCGTTCCTTCAAGGGCACGCTGGTCAACACCCCGCCCGAGGTCTTGCTCGGCGCGGTGCTTCCCGAGGTGGTCCGCCGTGGCGGCATCGACCCGAACGCCATCGACGACATCATCATCGCCGAATCCCATTACGGCGGTGGCGATCTCGCGCGTTACGCCGCGCTGGTCGCGGGCTTCGAGAACGCGCCCGGCCAGGCCGTCAACCGGCACTGCGCGGGCAGCCTGACGGCCATCGGCAACGCCGCGGCCCAGATCGGCTCCGGCATGGAGAACGTACTCGTTGCGGGCGGCGTGCAGTCGCTGTCGATGACCCCGTTGATGAACCAGCGCATCCCCGGCCCGGAGCTGAAGTTCGAAGAGCGCTGGCTGCCCCCGATCCACGTCGAGACCCCCGACGCGCCGGCCCGCGATATGTCGATCACGGTCGGCTGGAACACCGCGCAGTCCTACGGCATCAGCCGCGAGCAACTCGACGAATGGGCCGCGCGCAGCCACCAGCGCGCCGTCGCCGCCCAGGACGCCGGCAAGTTCGCCGACGAGATCATCCCGCTGAAGGTCGAGCAGTTCGACGGCTCGGTCACCGAGTTCTCCGTCGACGAGCACCCGCGCCGCGACACCACCGTCGAGAAACTCGCCGGCCTCAAGGTGCTGCACCCGGAGATCGAGGGCTTCTCGATCACCGCCGGTAACAGCAGCGGCACCAACGACGCCGCCGCCGCGGTCGCGCTGACCGATCGCGACTACGCCAGCGCCAACGGGCTCGACGTCATGGCCACCGTGAAGGCGTGGGGAGCGGCGGGCGTGCCCGCACGCGACACCGGCCTCGGCGCGGTAGCCGTGATCGGCAAGGTGCTCGGCCGGGCCGGTCTCAAGCCGTCCGATGTGGCGCTGTGGGAGATCAACGAGGCCTTCGCCTCGGTGCCGATCGCGGCCTGCAAGGAGTACGGCATCGACGAGGAGTTGGTGAACTTCTCCGGCAGCGGCTGCAGCCTCGGACATCCGATCGCGGCCTCCGGCGCCCGGATGATCACGACTCTGGTCTATGAGCTGCGCCGCCGCGGCGGTGGCATCGGTGTCGCGGCGATGTGCGCGGGCGGCGGCCAGGGCGGCGCCGTCATCGTCGAGGTCTAG
- a CDS encoding enoyl-CoA hydratase/isomerase family protein, whose product MTDDDRVLYEVDRDARIATITLNNPAQRNSYDAAMRETVGRYLDVVAEDDDITVVLLRGAEGVFSTGANMNNAYGWYGDQSEAQAKRRPSQRRRLTVDRKSFGFYHNFMGFPKVTVGEISGYALGGGFEMALMTDISVIARDTKIGMPATRFLGPALGSLHMFFHRLGPVLARRLLLTGDIITAGDVEHLGVFTETCDAEKVTARARYWAEKTAKMPADGVVIAKEAFRLVEQSQAYQGEEVASYLFHAYGTNLQFSPGEFNFVKTRAQVGTKEAFRLRDEHFHVPEPE is encoded by the coding sequence ATGACCGACGACGACCGCGTGCTGTACGAGGTGGACCGCGATGCGCGCATCGCGACCATCACGTTGAACAATCCCGCCCAGCGCAACTCCTATGACGCGGCGATGCGTGAAACCGTCGGCCGCTACCTCGATGTCGTCGCCGAGGACGACGACATCACCGTCGTGCTGCTGCGCGGCGCCGAGGGAGTGTTCTCCACCGGTGCGAATATGAACAATGCGTACGGCTGGTATGGCGACCAGTCCGAGGCACAGGCCAAGCGCCGTCCCAGCCAGCGTCGCCGACTCACAGTGGACCGCAAGTCATTCGGCTTCTACCACAACTTCATGGGCTTCCCGAAGGTCACGGTCGGGGAGATCAGCGGGTACGCGCTCGGCGGCGGTTTCGAGATGGCGCTGATGACCGACATCTCGGTCATCGCCCGCGACACCAAGATCGGCATGCCGGCCACCCGGTTCCTCGGGCCTGCTTTGGGCAGCCTGCACATGTTCTTCCACCGGCTCGGTCCGGTACTCGCCCGGCGGCTGCTGCTGACCGGCGACATCATCACCGCCGGCGACGTCGAACACCTCGGGGTCTTCACCGAGACCTGCGACGCCGAGAAGGTGACGGCCAGGGCCCGGTACTGGGCGGAAAAGACGGCCAAGATGCCTGCCGACGGCGTCGTCATCGCCAAGGAAGCGTTCCGCTTAGTCGAGCAAAGCCAGGCCTATCAAGGTGAAGAGGTGGCCAGCTACCTGTTTCACGCATATGGCACCAACCTGCAGTTCTCGCCGGGGGAGTTCAACTTCGTCAAGACCCGGGCCCAAGTCGGCACCAAAGAAGCGTTCCGACTGCGCGACGAGCATTTCCACGTGCCCGAGCCGGAGTGA
- a CDS encoding FadR/GntR family transcriptional regulator, with protein sequence MAAPRIRQPRVAEIVASRLRDDILSGRLREGDVLPSQESLFTEFGVSPPALREAIHILEIDGLVSVRRGNMGGAVVHLPSAERTAHMISMVLQSRSSTPADVSGALLHLEPICAGMCAAREDRMSEVVPYLQAEIDRQERQFDDAAQYVPNARRFHEALVSRCGNEPMILLIGSLELIWSAHESSVWSDEPDPMRQATMRAAVRDHHKMLDAIRDGNADRAVRLAQDHLAAARRNTLAFGRDRTIEAKLISNSDPR encoded by the coding sequence ATGGCAGCACCACGCATTCGCCAGCCACGCGTCGCCGAGATCGTCGCGTCGCGGTTGCGTGACGACATCCTGTCCGGCCGACTGCGCGAGGGTGACGTGCTGCCCTCGCAGGAGAGCCTGTTCACCGAGTTCGGGGTCAGCCCGCCCGCGTTGCGGGAGGCGATCCACATCCTCGAGATCGACGGCCTGGTCTCGGTCCGCCGCGGCAACATGGGTGGTGCCGTCGTGCACCTGCCGTCGGCCGAGCGCACCGCGCACATGATCAGCATGGTGCTGCAGTCGCGGTCGTCGACCCCGGCCGACGTCAGCGGGGCGCTCCTGCATCTGGAGCCGATCTGCGCAGGCATGTGCGCCGCCCGCGAAGACCGTATGAGCGAGGTCGTACCCTATCTTCAGGCCGAAATCGACCGGCAGGAACGACAATTCGACGATGCCGCGCAGTACGTGCCCAATGCCCGGCGATTTCACGAGGCGCTGGTGTCCCGGTGCGGCAACGAGCCGATGATCCTGCTGATCGGGTCACTGGAGCTGATCTGGTCGGCCCACGAGTCGTCGGTGTGGAGCGACGAGCCGGACCCGATGCGGCAGGCGACCATGCGGGCCGCGGTGCGTGACCACCACAAGATGCTCGACGCGATCCGCGATGGTAACGCCGACCGGGCCGTGCGGCTGGCTCAGGATCACCTCGCCGCCGCACGCCGCAACACCCTGGCCTTCGGACGAGACAGAACCATTGAGGCCAAACTCATTTCGAACTCAGACCCCAGGTGA
- a CDS encoding enoyl-CoA hydratase/isomerase family protein, with product MGDEARSADGIVTTSRDGGVLHIVLDRAGRRNSLSHSMIDTLINTLAAAASDDSLRAVHLSGAGSDFCAGVDWVGSNSGGQRPRTGDLVRRIPHTAHRVIELIHTLHLPVVCSVRGWAAGMGANLALAADFTVAAADAVFWEPFVDRGFSPDSGSTWLLPRLVGIARAKEMLLLAEKVDAATAAQWGLIHRSVDDADLDATVAALLDRLASGPTVAIGLAKQAINYGQHATLNQAMTQELFNLELSCRTSDFKEGLAAFREKRTPGFTGR from the coding sequence GTGGGTGACGAGGCCCGGTCGGCCGACGGAATCGTGACGACCTCACGCGACGGCGGGGTGCTGCACATCGTGCTCGATCGTGCCGGTCGACGTAACTCCCTGAGCCACAGCATGATCGACACACTGATCAACACCCTCGCTGCCGCAGCGAGTGACGACAGCCTGCGCGCCGTCCACCTGAGCGGCGCCGGATCGGACTTCTGCGCCGGTGTGGACTGGGTGGGATCCAACAGTGGCGGGCAGCGTCCGCGCACCGGTGATTTGGTCCGTCGCATCCCACACACCGCGCACCGGGTCATCGAGTTGATCCATACCCTGCATCTGCCCGTCGTGTGCTCGGTCCGCGGTTGGGCCGCCGGCATGGGCGCCAACCTGGCGCTGGCTGCCGACTTCACGGTGGCGGCCGCCGATGCCGTGTTCTGGGAGCCGTTCGTGGACCGCGGCTTCAGCCCGGACTCCGGCTCGACCTGGCTGCTGCCCCGGTTGGTGGGGATCGCCCGGGCTAAGGAGATGCTGCTGCTCGCCGAGAAAGTCGATGCCGCGACGGCCGCACAGTGGGGTCTGATCCACCGCAGCGTCGACGACGCCGACCTCGATGCCACGGTGGCCGCGCTGCTGGACCGGCTGGCCTCTGGGCCGACTGTCGCGATCGGCCTGGCCAAGCAGGCGATCAATTACGGTCAGCACGCCACCCTGAACCAGGCCATGACCCAGGAATTGTTCAACCTCGAACTGTCTTGCCGGACATCCGACTTCAAAGAGGGGCTGGCGGCATTTCGGGAGAAGCGCACACCCGGCTTCACCGGGCGATGA
- a CDS encoding enoyl-CoA hydratase/isomerase family protein, whose product MSYDTIGYEVEGHTATITLNRPEALNALSPHMITELRAAYDAAENDDNIWLLIVTATGRAFCTGADVKEIPEDGKVINERPFLSTYEQWEAPQEGTPPFRRMAKPVIVAINGICCGAGLDWVTTGDIVIASEKATFFDPHVSIGLVAGREMVRLARVLPRTVALRMAMMGKHERMEAARAYELGLITEIVEHDRLLERAHEIAEIVTRNAPLAVRGTRLAIIKGREIPMHEAEMLAEAFRERNLHTVDSLEGPKAFVEKRAPEWQCR is encoded by the coding sequence ATGTCGTACGACACCATCGGCTATGAGGTCGAGGGCCATACGGCCACGATCACGCTGAACCGACCCGAAGCGCTCAACGCGCTGAGCCCGCACATGATCACCGAGCTGCGCGCGGCGTACGACGCCGCGGAGAACGACGACAACATCTGGCTACTGATCGTCACCGCGACGGGCCGCGCGTTCTGCACCGGTGCCGACGTCAAGGAGATTCCCGAAGACGGCAAAGTGATCAACGAGCGGCCGTTCCTGTCCACCTACGAGCAGTGGGAGGCACCGCAGGAGGGCACCCCGCCGTTTCGGCGAATGGCCAAGCCGGTGATCGTCGCGATCAACGGAATCTGTTGCGGTGCAGGCCTGGACTGGGTGACCACCGGCGACATCGTGATCGCCTCGGAGAAGGCGACGTTCTTCGACCCGCACGTGTCGATCGGTCTGGTGGCGGGCCGGGAGATGGTGCGGCTGGCCCGGGTGCTGCCACGCACCGTGGCGCTGCGGATGGCGATGATGGGCAAGCACGAGCGGATGGAAGCCGCCCGCGCCTATGAGCTCGGCCTGATCACCGAGATCGTCGAGCACGACCGGCTTCTCGAACGAGCACATGAGATCGCCGAGATCGTCACCCGCAACGCGCCGCTGGCGGTACGCGGCACCCGACTGGCGATCATCAAGGGCCGCGAGATCCCGATGCACGAGGCCGAGATGCTTGCCGAGGCCTTCCGTGAACGAAACCTGCACACCGTCGACTCACTGGAAGGGCCGAAGGCCTTCGTCGAGAAGCGCGCACCCGAATGGCAGTGCCGATGA
- a CDS encoding enoyl-CoA hydratase/isomerase family protein, producing MAVPMTAAFETILLDFDRTDHVATITLNRPDQLNAFNRTMCEEVAAAWRIVKNDNAINAVVLRAAGDRAFSAGLDIKTPYGQPQNVWNHEDPGELLSPKWQKMWKPVVCAVHGMCTAGAFYFVNESDVVICSSDATFFDSHVSAGLVCALEPIGLMRKIGLGESLRIALMGNDERVSADTALRIGLVSEVLRPDDLWSRAHEIAATIAAKPPSATQGTVKAIWESLDKPYRAAMEQNLIYTRLGNPLGQAELAEQEKTRIIPKVR from the coding sequence ATGGCAGTGCCGATGACCGCCGCGTTCGAGACCATCCTGCTCGACTTCGACCGGACCGACCACGTCGCGACCATCACGCTGAACCGCCCGGACCAGCTCAACGCGTTCAACCGCACCATGTGTGAAGAGGTCGCGGCGGCCTGGCGAATCGTGAAGAACGACAATGCCATCAACGCGGTGGTGCTGCGCGCCGCCGGCGATCGGGCGTTCAGCGCGGGCCTGGACATCAAGACCCCGTACGGGCAGCCGCAGAACGTATGGAACCACGAGGACCCCGGCGAACTACTCAGCCCCAAGTGGCAGAAGATGTGGAAACCCGTCGTGTGCGCGGTACACGGCATGTGCACTGCCGGGGCGTTCTACTTCGTCAACGAGTCCGACGTCGTGATCTGCTCCTCCGACGCCACCTTCTTCGACTCCCATGTCAGCGCCGGGTTGGTCTGCGCACTCGAGCCGATCGGGCTGATGCGCAAGATCGGCCTGGGTGAGTCACTACGAATTGCGTTGATGGGCAATGACGAACGGGTCAGCGCCGACACCGCGCTGCGCATCGGGCTGGTGTCGGAAGTCCTCAGGCCCGACGACCTCTGGTCCCGTGCGCACGAGATCGCCGCCACCATCGCGGCCAAGCCACCGTCAGCCACCCAGGGCACCGTCAAGGCGATCTGGGAGTCACTGGACAAGCCGTACCGGGCGGCGATGGAGCAGAACCTGATCTACACCCGGCTGGGGAATCCGCTGGGTCAGGCGGAACTGGCCGAGCAGGAGAAGACCCGGATCATCCCGAAGGTGCGGTGA
- a CDS encoding class I adenylate-forming enzyme family protein, giving the protein MHALSRRISEVLDLDPSGRAIEYNGHWYTWGQLAKMSRQIATVVQPGARVGVLLRNTPAHVASLLGVLSAGGCVVVINPSRGDERIKADIAALDLPVIVGTSDDITQLAQPGECTTVVTIGDDSVQMRPGAPSVPGSATVAVRMLTSGTTGPPKRVDLTYDMLAVSVIGTDFTAAPAPTAVSGSVAIVNAPLVHIGGVYRVLQCICEARPFVLLPRFELGSWAEAVRRYSPKAVSLVPAALRMVLHSELGPDDLAGVRAVTSGTAPLSAEDADAFTEKFGVPVLTSYAATEFGGGVAGWTLSDHRRYWQSKRGSVGRATLGAELRVVSDDGTPLEPDQQGLLEVKPGQLGPDAQWVRTTDLARIDADGFVWILGRADQAIIRGGFKVLPDDVRAAVESHPAVLGASVVGRPDERLGETPVAMVELRAGKTVTDAELTDYLRNRLAPYEIPSEIAMVPAIPRTPSGKADLTAVRQHFTRP; this is encoded by the coding sequence ATGCATGCGCTGAGCCGACGGATCTCCGAGGTCCTCGACCTGGATCCCAGTGGCCGTGCCATCGAATACAACGGCCACTGGTACACCTGGGGGCAGCTCGCGAAAATGAGCCGTCAGATTGCCACGGTCGTGCAGCCGGGTGCGCGGGTGGGGGTCCTGTTGCGCAACACGCCAGCCCACGTGGCCTCACTGCTGGGCGTGCTGTCGGCCGGCGGATGCGTCGTGGTGATCAACCCGTCGCGCGGTGACGAGAGGATCAAAGCCGATATCGCCGCGTTGGACTTGCCTGTCATCGTTGGGACCTCTGATGACATCACGCAGCTGGCCCAACCGGGTGAGTGCACCACCGTGGTGACGATCGGGGACGACTCCGTCCAGATGCGGCCGGGCGCGCCGAGTGTTCCCGGCTCGGCGACGGTCGCTGTCCGGATGCTGACCAGCGGCACCACCGGACCACCCAAGCGGGTGGACCTCACCTACGACATGCTCGCGGTGTCGGTGATCGGCACCGACTTCACCGCCGCGCCCGCACCGACAGCGGTCTCCGGCAGCGTCGCGATCGTCAACGCACCACTGGTGCACATCGGCGGTGTCTACCGGGTGCTGCAATGCATCTGCGAGGCAAGACCGTTCGTGCTCCTGCCGCGTTTCGAGCTGGGTTCGTGGGCAGAGGCGGTACGCCGCTACTCCCCCAAGGCGGTGTCGCTGGTGCCCGCTGCCCTACGGATGGTGCTGCATTCCGAGCTGGGCCCCGACGACCTCGCCGGAGTCCGGGCCGTCACCTCCGGCACCGCGCCGCTGTCGGCCGAGGACGCCGACGCGTTCACCGAGAAGTTCGGCGTTCCCGTGCTGACCTCCTACGCGGCAACCGAATTCGGTGGCGGCGTCGCCGGGTGGACGCTGTCGGATCATCGGCGGTATTGGCAGTCCAAGCGCGGCAGCGTCGGCCGGGCCACCCTCGGCGCCGAGCTGCGGGTGGTATCCGACGACGGAACACCATTGGAGCCGGATCAGCAGGGCCTGCTGGAGGTGAAGCCGGGTCAGCTGGGCCCCGACGCCCAGTGGGTGCGCACCACCGACCTGGCGCGCATCGACGCCGACGGGTTCGTGTGGATCCTCGGCCGGGCCGACCAGGCGATCATCAGAGGCGGGTTCAAGGTGCTGCCCGACGACGTGCGCGCGGCGGTGGAGAGCCACCCCGCCGTGCTGGGCGCGTCTGTGGTCGGCAGGCCCGACGAACGCCTGGGCGAAACCCCCGTCGCGATGGTCGAGCTGCGCGCGGGTAAAACGGTGACCGATGCCGAGTTGACGGACTACCTGCGGAACCGGCTGGCGCCATATGAGATTCCGTCGGAGATCGCGATGGTGCCGGCGATTCCGCGTACCCCGTCCGGCAAGGCGGATCTGACCGCGGTACGGCAACACTTCACCCGGCCGTGA